In Geminocystis sp. NIES-3709, a single genomic region encodes these proteins:
- a CDS encoding calcium-binding protein, with protein sequence MSRIPEDSTREERIDFQIVVDAYDDEERRMGWYYYLQDNLNFPFSAKWLNGKDRDVTVVDLSPEDDCLDNMFVEVEYDDDQFSVQLEDIEPIDVDEVTQTAIDDWKYWVERGYEF encoded by the coding sequence ATGAGTCGTATTCCAGAAGATTCAACGAGAGAAGAACGTATTGACTTTCAGATTGTAGTTGATGCTTATGATGACGAAGAAAGGAGGATGGGATGGTATTACTATCTACAAGATAATCTCAATTTTCCTTTCTCTGCTAAGTGGTTAAACGGAAAAGATAGAGATGTTACAGTGGTTGACTTATCACCAGAAGATGATTGTTTAGATAATATGTTTGTAGAAGTAGAATATGATGATGACCAATTTTCTGTACAACTAGAGGATATTGAACCAATTGATGTCGATGAGGTTACTCAAACTGCTATTGATGATTGGAAATATTGGGTAGAAAGAGGTTATGAATTTTAA
- a CDS encoding SDR family oxidoreductase has translation MYKTIVITGVSKGLGRALTEKFISLGHTIIGCSRSQDSIEYLQQKYPQHYFSVLDVSDDEQVKTWVESFVNVPNLVINNAALINNPAPLWKISAEDFSYLIDVNIKGTANVIRHVVPLMIKQKQGIIVNLSSGWGRSTSPEVAPYCASKWAIEGLTKALAQELPSGMATVAVNPGIIHTDMLNICFGEEASFYTPINEWVKQALPFLLKLSTKNNGQSLTVS, from the coding sequence ATGTATAAAACTATAGTTATAACAGGAGTCAGCAAAGGTTTAGGACGTGCTTTAACAGAGAAGTTTATCAGTTTAGGTCATACTATCATCGGTTGTTCTCGTTCTCAAGATTCGATCGAGTATTTACAGCAAAAATATCCTCAACATTATTTTAGTGTTCTCGATGTATCCGATGATGAACAAGTAAAAACATGGGTTGAATCTTTTGTTAATGTTCCTAATTTGGTTATTAATAATGCGGCGCTAATAAACAATCCAGCCCCGTTATGGAAGATTAGTGCTGAAGATTTCTCCTATCTCATCGATGTCAATATCAAAGGTACTGCTAATGTTATTCGTCATGTTGTACCCTTAATGATAAAACAAAAACAAGGAATTATTGTTAACCTTAGTTCTGGTTGGGGGAGATCGACTTCTCCTGAAGTAGCTCCTTATTGTGCTTCTAAATGGGCAATAGAAGGATTAACTAAAGCATTAGCTCAGGAATTACCGTCTGGCATGGCAACAGTTGCTGTTAACCCTGGTATCATTCATACTGATATGTTAAATATTTGTTTTGGAGAAGAAGCATCTTTTTATACTCCGATTAATGAGTGGGTAAAACAAGCTCTACCATTCTTACTGAAATTGTCCACAAAAAATAATGGACAGTCATTAACTGTTAGCTAA